The sequence AGCGGCGATGGCAATGGTTGAAGGTACTGCTCGCAGTATGGGAATCACGATCGAAGACTGATCGTTTTTGCGCATCCATTGAACATTGTTACGGGGGTTGCGGTCGTTCGTAAGAACACGCAACCCTTACTCGTGGGAGGACCATTCCGCTAAAACCACAATCGAGGAGGAACTATCAGATGGCTAAAAGAGGTAAAAAGTTCGTAGAAGCTGCGAAGCTTGTAGACCGCACAGCGGCATACGACCTGACTGAAGCGATTGAACTCGCTAAGAAAACAAGCACGACAAACTTCGATGCTACAGTTGAAGTGGCTTTCCGTCTCGGAATCGACACACGTAAAAACGACCAGCAGATCCGCGGAGCAGTCGTACTGCCGAACGGCACTGGTAAAACACAGCGCGTACTCGTTTTCGCAAAAGGCGAAAAACTGAAGGAAGCGGAAGCAGCAGGTGCTGACTATGTCGGCGATGCTGAATATATCGCGAAAATCCAGCAAGGATGGTTCGACTTCGACGTGATCGTTGCGACACCTGACATGATGGGTGAAGTCGGTAAAATCGGACGCGTGCTCGGACCAAAAGGTCTCATGCCGAACCCGAAAACCGGCACAGTTACATTCGATGTAACGAAAGCTGTCGAAGAGATCAAAGCAGGTAAAGTTGAATACCGTGCGGACAAAGCTGGGATCATCCACGCGCCGATCGGTAAAGTTTCGTTCGATAACGAGAAGCTTACAGAGAACTTCAACGCTGTCTTCGAAGTGATCCAGAAGGCGAAGCCGGCTGCAGCAAAAGGTACGTACATGAAGTCTGTTGTTGTGACAACGACTATGGGACCTGCTGTAAAGATCGATACTTCTTCAGTAACTGTAAAATAATCAGTTGACAGATGCCCTGCCGTTTGGTAGGATAACGTTTGTTACAATATACGATTTGTACCGCAGACAGCAGGGGCGCCAGCGCTTAATCATCCTGCCGAGGGACAAGACGCTCTTTTTCGAAATGAAAAGATGACGACTTTCCAGCCCTCCGTCTGTTTAACAGATCGGAGGGCTTTTTATGCATATGGTATGAATGCCCCTATACTAAACAGGAGGTGTCAAGATGAGCACAGTATTAGAAGCAAAAAAAGCGGTTGTAAGTGAAATCGCGGACAAAATGAAAGCTTCTGCTTCCATGGTCGTCGTTGACTACCGCGGTCTTAACGTTGCGCAGGCAACTGAACTGCGTAAGCAACTTCGTGAAGCAGGCGTGGAGTTCAAAGTCTACAAAAACTCAATGGCCCGCCGCGCTGCTGAAGAGTCAGGCCTTGAAGGTCTGAACGAACATCTTACAGGCCCGAACGCAATCGCGTTCTCGACTGAAGATGTCATCGCGCCAGCACGCGTACTCAACAACTTCGCAAAAGATAACGAAGCTCTGGAGATCAAAGCAGGTGTCATCGAAGGCTCGATCGCTTCTGTTGAAGAAGTGAAAGCATTGGCGACTCTTCCTTCACGCGAAGGACTTCTCTCCATGCTCCTCAGCGTACTGCAGGCACCGATGCGCAACTTCGCATTGGTTACCAAAGCGGTTGCCGAATCGAAAGAAGAACAAGGCGCATAATTCTGCGGCCTGACAAAATCACGGGATAGCCCGTAAAAACACATCCATTAGGAGGAACTATAATGACTAACGCGCAAATCTTAGACGCTATCAAAGAAATGTCTGTTCTTGAACTTAACGACCTTGTAAAAGCAATCGAAGAAGAATTCGGCGTAACTGCTGCAGCTCCTGTTGCTGCTGGCGCAGGCGCTGGTGCTGGAGAAGCAGCTGCTGAGCAGACTGAATTCGACGTAATTCTTGCTGGCGCTGGAGACCAGAAAATCAAAGTCATCAAAGTCGTTCGCGAAATTACAGGCCTTGGCTTGAAAGAAGCGAAAGAAGTTGTTGATAACGCTCCGAAGCCGATCAAAGAAGGCGTTGACCAGGCAGAAGCTGACGAACTCAAAGCTAAACTTGAAGAAGTCGGTGCTTCTGTAGAAGTTAAGTAATAGCCGGATTGCGGAGAAAGGCTCGTCTTTTTGACGGGCTTTTCTCCGTTTTTTTATACAATAAATCAGGCGGAGGAGGTCTGGGCGGAAGATGGCGGATCACTACTATACAAAAAATCCCGATGTCAAAAGCCAGCCCCGTCACTGGAGCACCGTACTGCGAGGGCGGAACTTCGCGTTCGCGACAGATGCAGGGGTATTCAGTAAGGGAGATATCGACTTCGGTTCCAAGCTGCTGATCGAAACGTTTCAGGTGCCCGGAACAGATGGGGATGTGCTCGATGTCGGATGCGGGTACGGGCCTGTAGGGCTGGCGGTCGCGTCACTGCTTCCCGAGCGGACGGTGCAAATGGTCGATGTGAATGAGCGGGCTTTGAGACTGGCCGAGACTAATGCGGAAAAGAATGCGATCGGAAATGTGGAAATCTTTTCGAGCGATGCGCTTGACCAAGTGACTGCCGGAGGATTTGCGGCAGTATTGACCAATCCGCCGATACGGGCTGGAAAAGAGACGGTCTTCAAAATTTATCGGCAGGCATATGACCGTTTGGCATCAGGAGGGGAACTGTGGGTTGTCATTCAGAAGAAACAGGGGGCGCCTTCCACGGAAGCGGAACTCAAGAAACTGTTTGGCAATGCAGAGATTGCGGCAAAAAGCAAGGGGTATTACATTTTCAAGTCGAAAAAACATTGACGGTGGATGGACCTTGTGGTAGCATTATAAAATGCAACAATAAATATACTGCATTCGTATGCCTATTTATACACATTGCATAAGCAATGGAAATCTTAGGTATACTGACGTTGGATAAAAGATTGGTAAATCGAAAATGAGCTCTAGCCGGAACTCGTTTTCTTTTTGTTTTTTCGATATCATACACTATTTTTGTGATTTCGGAAAGACTTATTATGGGCTGTTTGGGCAGCATGGCGTGATTTTTGTGCCGGCTCGGAAGGATCATGCATGCCGAAATGGGCTCTATTATTGTCTTATGAGGGGTGAAAGAGTTGACAGGTCACTTAGTTCAGTACGGTCAACACCGTCAGCGCAGAAGTTTCGCGAGAATCAGCGAAGTACTCGATCTGCCGAATTTGATTGAAATCCAGACGGCATCTTATGAATGGTTTTTGGAAGAGGGCCTCAGGGAAATGTTCCACGACATCTCCCCGATCCAGGACTTCACCGGAAATCTTTCATTGGAATTCGTCGATTATCAGCTAGGCGAGCCTAAATATCCTGTGGACGAATCGAAAGAGCGCGATGTGACATTCGCCGCGCCGCTTCGTGTAAAAGTGCGGCTGCACAATAAAGAGACGGAAGATGTGAAAGAACAGGATGTCTTCATGGGAGACTTCCCGCTCATGACCGAAAACGGAACGTTCGTCATCAATGGTGCCGAGCGCGTCATCGTTTCCCAGCTCGTCCGCTCACCGAGTGTATATTTCAATGACAAGACAGATAAGAACGGCAAGCGCGGATTCGGGGCGACTGTCATTCCGAACCGCGGTGCATGGCTTGAATACGAAACAGACGCAAAAGACATCGTTCACGTGCGGATCGACCGTACGCGGAAATTGCCGATCACTGTTTTGATGAGAGCGCTTGGTTTCTCAAGTGACCAGGAAATCATCGACCTGATCGGTGACAACGAATACCTCCGAAACTCTCTTGAAAAAGATAACACGGAAAACTCCGAAAAAGCATTGCTCGAAATTTACGAACGCCTCCGTCCAGGAGAACCGCCGACATTGGAAAGCGCGAAGAATCTCCTCTTCTCACGCTTCTTCGATGCGAAGCGATATGACCTGGCGAATGTCGGACGTTACAAGATGAACAAGAAACTCCACCTGCAGAACCGTCTGTTCAATCAGACGATCGCAGAAACGCTGGTCGACCCTGAAACCGGCGAGATCCTGATCGAAAAAGGCCAGCTGATCGACCGCCGTACGCTTGATAAGCTGCTCCCTCATTTCGAAAACGGTTTGGGCATGGTGGAACTGTCACAGGCAGGCGGTGTACTGGATG comes from Sporosarcina trichiuri and encodes:
- the rplA gene encoding 50S ribosomal protein L1: MAKRGKKFVEAAKLVDRTAAYDLTEAIELAKKTSTTNFDATVEVAFRLGIDTRKNDQQIRGAVVLPNGTGKTQRVLVFAKGEKLKEAEAAGADYVGDAEYIAKIQQGWFDFDVIVATPDMMGEVGKIGRVLGPKGLMPNPKTGTVTFDVTKAVEEIKAGKVEYRADKAGIIHAPIGKVSFDNEKLTENFNAVFEVIQKAKPAAAKGTYMKSVVVTTTMGPAVKIDTSSVTVK
- the rplJ gene encoding 50S ribosomal protein L10, encoding MSTVLEAKKAVVSEIADKMKASASMVVVDYRGLNVAQATELRKQLREAGVEFKVYKNSMARRAAEESGLEGLNEHLTGPNAIAFSTEDVIAPARVLNNFAKDNEALEIKAGVIEGSIASVEEVKALATLPSREGLLSMLLSVLQAPMRNFALVTKAVAESKEEQGA
- the rplL gene encoding 50S ribosomal protein L7/L12: MTNAQILDAIKEMSVLELNDLVKAIEEEFGVTAAAPVAAGAGAGAGEAAAEQTEFDVILAGAGDQKIKVIKVVREITGLGLKEAKEVVDNAPKPIKEGVDQAEADELKAKLEEVGASVEVK
- a CDS encoding class I SAM-dependent methyltransferase; this encodes MADHYYTKNPDVKSQPRHWSTVLRGRNFAFATDAGVFSKGDIDFGSKLLIETFQVPGTDGDVLDVGCGYGPVGLAVASLLPERTVQMVDVNERALRLAETNAEKNAIGNVEIFSSDALDQVTAGGFAAVLTNPPIRAGKETVFKIYRQAYDRLASGGELWVVIQKKQGAPSTEAELKKLFGNAEIAAKSKGYYIFKSKKH